Below is a window of Shinella sp. PSBB067 DNA.
CACGCCGCCGATGCCGACGCCGCCCGAGAGGTGCACATGCTTGCCGATCTGCGCGCAGGAGCCGACCGTCGCCCAGGTATCGACCATCGTGCCCTCGCCGACATAGGCGCCGAGATTGACGAAGGAGGGCATCAGGATGGCATTCGGCGCGATATAGGCCGAGCGGCGCACCACGCAGTTCGGCACGGCGCGGAACCCGGCCTTCTCGAATTCGTTGACGCTCCAGCCGTCGAACTTGGAGGGCACCTTGTCCCACCACGACGAATCCCCGGGGCCGCCCTTGACGATCTCCATCGGGTTGAGGCGGAAGGAGAGCAGCACGGCCTTCTTGAGCCACTGGTTCACCGTCCAGTTGCCGTCCTCGCCGCGCTGTGCGACGCGCACCTTGCCGCTGTCGAGCAGGTTCAGCGAGGCCTCGACCGCATCGCGCACTTCGCCGCGCGTTGAGGTGTTGACGCCGTCGCGTTCCTCGAAGGCGCGCTCGATGGTTGCGGAAAGAGTGGCGAGGTCGTGCGTGCTCATCGGAATTCCTTAAACTTCGACGCTTATTTTCGATTGTCGGGATGCCGGAAGGTCGATTTCATCAATCAGCAAGATGCTCTAGAGCAAGTGCCGGGAAAGATGAAGCCCCTTTCCGGCAGATACTGTCGCACGGGCGAACTGGTAATCCCGTGAGATGTGAAAGCAGGAAAACGAGATGGCAAGATTGAAGAAGAAGAGCCTGCGCCGGAAGGACGGCGTCTGGGATCCGTTGGCAGACAGCGCGCAGGACAAGCACCGCGCCGCCGTGGTGCCGCAGACGCCGCAATCGGCAAATCCCGCCTACCGGCTCGCCTATGTCGACGACGACTTCCTCTGCCGCGAGGAATTGCGCCCGGTGCGCCTGCAGCTCGAACTGCTGAAGGTCGAGATGATGCTCGCCGAGCGCGGCATCAAGTCGACCGTCGTCATGTTCGGCGG
It encodes the following:
- the dapD gene encoding 2,3,4,5-tetrahydropyridine-2,6-dicarboxylate N-succinyltransferase, giving the protein MSTHDLATLSATIERAFEERDGVNTSTRGEVRDAVEASLNLLDSGKVRVAQRGEDGNWTVNQWLKKAVLLSFRLNPMEIVKGGPGDSSWWDKVPSKFDGWSVNEFEKAGFRAVPNCVVRRSAYIAPNAILMPSFVNLGAYVGEGTMVDTWATVGSCAQIGKHVHLSGGVGIGGVLEPMQAGPTIIEDNCFIGARSEVVEGCIVREGSVLGMGVFIGKSTKIVDRATGEVTYGEVPPYSVVVAGSLPSDKTMPNGLPAPSLYCAVIVKRVDAQTRSKTGINELLRD